A portion of the Lolium rigidum isolate FL_2022 chromosome 1, APGP_CSIRO_Lrig_0.1, whole genome shotgun sequence genome contains these proteins:
- the LOC124684846 gene encoding uncharacterized protein LOC124684846, producing MASLKLTAALAVVAVCAALAATPATAYPPESCGTQNSYFINCLRRGFGERCCAMVETPRCFCQVEREAEIHCVPGRSCPSRGFAKVVKVAEMHLRCMKNLKCKRA from the coding sequence ATGGCATCCCTGAAGCTCACCGCTGCGCTCGCCGTTGTCGCCGTCTGCGCCGCGCTGGCGGCCACGCCGGCGACGGCCTACCCGCCCGAGAGCTGCGGCACGCAGAACAGCTACTTCATCAACTGCCTCCGCCGCGGGTTCGGCGAGAGGTGCTGCGCGATGGTGGAGACCCCCAGGTGCTTCTGCCAGGTGGAGCGGGAGGCGGAGATCCACTGCGTTCCCGGCCGGAGCTGCCCCAGCCGTGGCTTCGCCAAGGTCGTCAAGGTCGCCGAGATGCACCTCCGCTGCATGAAGAACCTCAAGTGCAAGCGTGCCTAA